One Echinicola strongylocentroti DNA window includes the following coding sequences:
- a CDS encoding sulfatase family protein gives MKPNNLKSTTTFIQPVSRGLWRVISICGYCLLLSVFIIPKSAARQQPDMIVYLSDDLGYLDVSVYGAEVVKTPILEKLSQEGMTFDNAFVASPSCAPSRAALLTGLMPARNGAEVNHAYPKPAIPYLIDQLKDNGYSVFAFGKVAHYGGNEKCGFDFHHDEQVNLYDNISGYFDSTKVEGPVCIFVGDRRPHVWWTDKLEYDPGEVDLPPYYINTKTTREHRARYYTDVSGMDSEMGQVLDYFDDMLGDNTLTLFTSDHGAQWPFGKWNLYDAGIRTPLIVKWPGKITPGSRTGAMVSWVDILPTLLDVSDSEIPQKLDGKSFLEVLKGNTNDFRDEIYTTHTGDGNFNVYPMRSIRDERYKLIINLTPNAYHTNHSDILRKDGAGAFWDSWEEQAAQDPLAAAVVQRYFVRPAVEFYDLANDPNEQHNLANEAAYQPLVAKMKKQLDHWMEAQGDEQKLYKQPYYFPGPKPNGTTIQERKNEH, from the coding sequence ATGAAACCAAATAACCTAAAAAGTACCACCACCTTTATTCAGCCTGTTTCGAGAGGCCTTTGGCGTGTAATATCCATTTGTGGATATTGCTTGCTGTTGAGTGTTTTCATCATTCCCAAATCAGCAGCTAGGCAACAACCCGATATGATCGTTTATCTATCCGATGACCTTGGGTATTTGGATGTGTCGGTGTATGGAGCAGAGGTGGTGAAGACGCCAATACTTGAAAAACTGAGCCAAGAAGGAATGACCTTTGACAATGCTTTTGTGGCGTCACCTTCCTGTGCACCAAGTAGGGCTGCTTTGTTAACGGGTCTGATGCCGGCCAGGAATGGCGCAGAGGTAAATCATGCATACCCCAAACCAGCTATTCCGTATTTGATCGACCAGCTTAAGGACAATGGTTATTCCGTTTTTGCTTTTGGAAAGGTCGCCCATTATGGAGGGAATGAAAAGTGCGGTTTTGACTTTCACCATGATGAGCAGGTAAACCTGTACGATAATATCAGCGGTTACTTTGATAGTACCAAGGTAGAAGGGCCTGTCTGCATTTTTGTAGGAGACCGGAGGCCACATGTTTGGTGGACCGATAAGCTGGAGTATGATCCCGGGGAAGTGGACTTGCCCCCTTATTATATTAACACCAAAACTACTCGAGAGCATCGGGCGCGGTATTATACCGATGTGAGCGGAATGGATAGTGAAATGGGCCAGGTTTTGGATTACTTCGATGACATGTTGGGAGACAATACCCTTACACTCTTTACCAGTGACCATGGAGCACAGTGGCCATTTGGGAAGTGGAACCTGTATGATGCCGGTATCCGGACACCATTAATCGTAAAGTGGCCTGGTAAAATTACCCCTGGATCCAGAACAGGTGCGATGGTCAGTTGGGTGGATATTTTGCCCACACTGCTGGATGTTTCAGATAGTGAAATTCCCCAAAAATTGGACGGGAAGTCCTTTTTGGAAGTGCTAAAAGGGAATACCAATGATTTTAGGGATGAAATCTACACCACCCACACTGGTGATGGCAACTTCAACGTGTATCCGATGCGCAGTATTCGTGATGAGCGATACAAGCTCATCATCAACCTGACACCCAATGCCTATCACACCAATCATTCGGATATTTTGCGTAAGGACGGAGCGGGAGCTTTTTGGGACAGTTGGGAGGAGCAAGCCGCTCAGGATCCCTTGGCCGCTGCGGTGGTCCAGCGGTATTTTGTCCGTCCAGCAGTGGAGTTTTACGACCTCGCCAATGACCCCAACGAACAGCACAATCTCGCCAATGAAGCGGCATATCAGCCCCTAGTGGCAAAAATGAAAAAGCAATTGGACCACTGGATGGAAGCACAAGGCGATGAGCAAAAGCTGTACAAGCAGCCTTACTACTTTCCTGGTCCCAAACCCAATGGAACAACCATACAAGAACGTAAAAATGAACATTAA
- a CDS encoding RagB/SusD family nutrient uptake outer membrane protein — MKILKYKLIALGMGMMCACSDMLDEELYSQMAPENFLTTQEGMKSTLDAAYAEGYLNGYSHHSVRNIEEWCTDIEWETGGGENRTAVLMIDFTWDASVGWMYGDMWLKPYRAIRNANVVLENVEAANIGDELKQTYAAEARFVRALSYYYLHSWFGPVPLRQSPDDEIYLARPSEEDMRQFIESELLAVIPSLPAPGEEQAYGRATNGGARALLTKFYLNTKQWQKAADMAQEVMDMGDYSLYPDYAMLFRVENERNSEFILAYPQIANSPGNNYINGAFPEGFANDPKTGLTFLTSWRNWAAQYRLYDSFYNSFEEGDARMDLIIDSYINGQGNTVSLLNNNNTRSLKYWPDPNGLGNEHGNDVPGVRYSDILLSRAEALNELNGPNQTSIDLINMVRERAELDPLELSDFTSTVQLRKHLLNERAWEFYTEGKRREDQIRMGTFVSSAIDRGVTNAKPTHVLFPIPQAALDANEMLVQNDGY; from the coding sequence ATGAAAATACTAAAATATAAACTGATCGCACTGGGGATGGGAATGATGTGCGCTTGTTCGGATATGCTGGACGAGGAACTATACTCCCAAATGGCCCCGGAAAATTTCCTTACCACCCAAGAGGGAATGAAATCCACCTTGGACGCGGCCTATGCAGAGGGATACCTAAACGGCTACTCCCACCACAGCGTGCGGAATATCGAAGAATGGTGCACCGATATCGAATGGGAAACTGGCGGAGGTGAAAACCGGACTGCCGTCCTGATGATCGACTTCACCTGGGATGCCTCGGTGGGCTGGATGTACGGTGATATGTGGTTGAAGCCATATCGTGCCATCCGAAATGCCAATGTAGTATTGGAAAATGTGGAAGCGGCCAATATTGGAGATGAGCTGAAACAAACTTATGCTGCTGAAGCGAGATTTGTAAGGGCGTTGAGCTATTACTATCTGCATTCTTGGTTTGGTCCGGTGCCGTTACGGCAAAGTCCAGATGATGAAATTTACTTGGCTCGACCTTCGGAAGAAGATATGCGGCAGTTTATAGAGTCAGAGCTGCTTGCGGTGATTCCCAGTCTGCCGGCACCAGGTGAAGAACAAGCCTATGGCCGTGCCACAAACGGAGGTGCCAGAGCACTTTTGACAAAGTTTTATCTCAATACCAAACAATGGCAAAAAGCTGCCGATATGGCCCAGGAGGTGATGGATATGGGGGATTATAGTCTGTATCCTGATTATGCGATGCTTTTTAGGGTAGAAAACGAGCGAAATTCGGAGTTTATCCTAGCATATCCCCAGATCGCCAATAGTCCCGGAAACAACTATATCAATGGGGCATTTCCAGAAGGATTTGCCAACGATCCCAAAACAGGATTGACTTTCTTGACCTCTTGGAGGAATTGGGCAGCACAGTACCGATTGTATGATAGCTTTTACAATTCCTTTGAAGAAGGCGATGCGAGAATGGACCTGATCATCGACAGCTATATCAATGGCCAAGGAAATACCGTTTCTTTGCTGAACAACAACAATACCCGTTCTTTGAAATATTGGCCTGATCCCAATGGACTTGGCAATGAGCATGGTAATGATGTGCCAGGAGTGCGCTATTCGGATATTCTCCTGAGCCGGGCGGAAGCCCTCAATGAGCTGAATGGCCCTAATCAAACCTCTATCGATCTGATCAATATGGTCAGGGAGCGGGCTGAGCTGGATCCGTTGGAGTTGAGTGATTTCACTTCTACTGTACAATTAAGGAAGCACTTGCTCAATGAGCGGGCTTGGGAGTTTTATACCGAAGGCAAACGCCGTGAAGACCAGATCAGGATGGGGACTTTTGTGTCTTCTGCCATTGATCGGGGAGTTACCAATGCCAAGCCTACCCATGTGCTTTTCCCGATTCCCCAAGCGGCCCTAGATGCCAATGAGATGCTGGTGCAGAATGATGGGTATTAA
- a CDS encoding SusC/RagA family TonB-linked outer membrane protein, whose amino-acid sequence MRVLYGFLIQLVFCTVLLANTSNAQRKTIEDVRVDVRLQNKSLQAVMDDLERKTDFRFTFDTNGIDTGQRVVSDGFTGSVYDLLVILSRESGLSFTQINNNIHVSENENSEKVAIKEAAEVTIKGKVVDEEGMALPGLTVKIESSGKGTVTDLEGNYKITAEEGDVLIFSFIGFETQRVQIGNQTSIDVVMKEDTQALEEVVVVGYGTVKKSDLTGSVVSLRSDEQNQGVNTSVDQLLKGKAAGVNVVQNSSEPGGGVSISIRGASSVNAGTGPLYVIDGLPIDNSSMTAGGGGNYPDTRSPTNPLAAINPNDIESIEILKDASATAIYGARGANGVIMVTTKKGKSGQMRINYDGYVGVQNIANRLDVLSATEYQMVMNDIIADGGGIADQTVDIIEEGGTDWQDELFRTSAPVTNQNLSFSGGNEKTNYFAALNYFNQQGVVKSSAFERYSARLNLETKFSDRLTVGLNMNTSFSENDQVPAQSFGVNENNGALYAAYNFDPTLSIYGDDGRYRISPYISIDNPLALAFGKNAMIERYRNMAVTYANYKILPEWSVKVNFGTDVTNQRKDVYIDRSTLDGLANGGIATILQERQSNYLMELTTTYDKTFDDHHLTALAGVTTQKFSMSNTASHGKSFPSDATGTDNIGLGDPTQFNINSFKATNRLLSYLGRVNYTLKDKYLFTGTLRIDGSSRFGENNKFGYFPSGAFAWKVKEESFMQDLEALSTFKFRASWGQTGNQEIGNYLSISTFVPGPDAVFNDQKVSTTQPARIPNPDLKWETTEQWDIGLDFGLFRDRVFGSLDYFRKNTYDMLLFLPIPTSTGYTNRITNIGSVKNSGIEAAITSVNFDGEFTWTTTLNLATIKNEVTSLGGVGQIIGGGAGFANQIWKIQEGLPMYSFYGYQVDGVWQEGDDFDQTTDNVEPGDLKFRDINGDQTVNADDREVLGNSFPDLTYSIANTFEYKGFSLYVFFEGVHGISMLNNNLVDTYFPINFRRNKFAEPYLNRWTPENPSNEYPSFVNPTAQGQKEVNSYTIQDASYLRLNTVTLNYTIPMQSNTFRNAQVYVTGTNLFTITKYDGVDPAVNPNGNANIRIDYNAYPTAMSFLLGVKLGF is encoded by the coding sequence ATGAGAGTTTTATATGGGTTCCTTATCCAGCTGGTATTTTGTACGGTATTGCTGGCCAATACCTCAAATGCCCAGCGGAAGACCATTGAAGATGTGCGTGTGGATGTCCGTCTGCAGAATAAGTCCCTGCAGGCAGTTATGGATGACTTGGAGCGTAAGACAGACTTTAGATTCACTTTTGATACCAATGGTATCGATACTGGCCAGCGGGTAGTTTCTGATGGTTTTACAGGGTCAGTATATGACTTGCTGGTCATTTTGTCCCGTGAAAGTGGTCTGAGTTTTACGCAGATCAACAACAATATTCACGTAAGTGAAAATGAGAATAGCGAAAAAGTAGCGATCAAAGAAGCTGCAGAAGTGACCATCAAAGGTAAAGTAGTCGATGAAGAGGGAATGGCCTTGCCGGGATTGACCGTCAAGATCGAAAGTTCTGGAAAAGGTACCGTTACGGACCTGGAAGGAAACTATAAGATCACAGCTGAAGAAGGAGATGTGTTGATATTTTCCTTTATCGGTTTTGAGACCCAGCGGGTACAGATCGGAAACCAAACCAGCATCGACGTGGTCATGAAAGAGGATACCCAAGCCTTGGAAGAAGTGGTAGTGGTAGGGTACGGTACTGTGAAAAAGAGTGATTTGACAGGTTCTGTCGTTTCCTTGCGATCAGATGAGCAAAACCAAGGTGTCAATACCTCTGTGGACCAGCTCCTGAAAGGCAAGGCCGCAGGTGTCAATGTGGTACAAAACAGCTCAGAACCTGGTGGAGGCGTTTCCATCAGCATCCGAGGAGCCAGTTCTGTCAATGCCGGTACGGGGCCATTGTACGTGATCGATGGATTGCCCATCGACAATTCGTCGATGACAGCTGGAGGTGGAGGCAATTATCCTGATACCCGATCACCTACCAACCCATTGGCAGCTATAAACCCCAACGACATTGAGTCGATTGAGATTTTGAAGGATGCTTCCGCAACGGCCATTTATGGTGCCAGAGGTGCCAATGGCGTAATCATGGTGACTACCAAAAAGGGTAAATCCGGACAGATGAGGATCAATTATGACGGCTATGTAGGTGTCCAGAATATTGCCAATAGATTGGATGTACTTAGCGCAACGGAATACCAAATGGTGATGAACGATATCATTGCCGATGGTGGCGGAATAGCCGACCAAACGGTGGATATCATCGAAGAAGGCGGAACGGACTGGCAGGATGAACTCTTCCGTACCAGTGCACCAGTGACCAATCAAAACCTGTCTTTTTCAGGAGGCAATGAAAAAACCAATTACTTTGCTGCGCTGAACTACTTTAATCAACAAGGAGTGGTCAAGAGTTCTGCTTTTGAGCGCTACAGTGCCCGGTTAAATCTCGAAACCAAATTTTCGGATCGATTGACGGTGGGATTGAACATGAATACCTCTTTCAGTGAAAATGATCAGGTGCCTGCACAGTCCTTTGGAGTGAATGAAAACAATGGAGCCCTGTATGCGGCCTATAATTTCGACCCGACATTGAGCATTTATGGGGATGATGGCCGCTATAGGATCTCTCCATATATCTCTATCGATAACCCGTTGGCCTTGGCCTTCGGCAAAAATGCCATGATCGAGCGGTATCGTAATATGGCTGTAACGTATGCCAACTATAAAATTCTACCAGAATGGTCGGTAAAGGTGAATTTCGGAACAGATGTGACCAATCAGCGTAAGGATGTGTACATCGACCGTTCGACCTTGGATGGGCTGGCCAACGGTGGCATCGCGACCATTCTGCAAGAGCGGCAGTCCAATTACCTGATGGAATTGACGACGACTTATGACAAGACCTTTGATGACCATCATCTTACCGCCCTGGCAGGGGTGACCACCCAAAAATTCTCCATGTCCAATACTGCCAGTCATGGCAAGAGTTTTCCTTCTGATGCTACCGGTACGGACAATATCGGCTTGGGAGATCCTACCCAGTTCAATATCAACAGCTTTAAGGCCACCAACCGTTTGCTTTCTTATTTGGGCAGGGTAAACTATACCTTGAAAGATAAGTACTTGTTTACAGGAACACTACGGATAGATGGTTCATCGAGGTTTGGTGAAAACAACAAATTCGGTTATTTCCCATCTGGTGCTTTTGCATGGAAGGTGAAAGAAGAGTCCTTTATGCAGGATTTGGAGGCCTTGAGTACCTTCAAGTTCAGGGCCAGCTGGGGGCAGACCGGAAACCAAGAAATAGGCAACTATCTTTCCATCAGTACCTTCGTGCCTGGACCTGATGCCGTTTTCAATGATCAGAAAGTATCCACTACCCAGCCTGCCCGTATTCCCAATCCTGACTTGAAGTGGGAGACTACCGAGCAGTGGGACATCGGATTGGATTTTGGGCTGTTTAGGGACCGGGTTTTTGGTAGTTTGGATTATTTTAGGAAGAATACCTATGATATGCTCCTTTTCCTGCCCATCCCTACCTCTACAGGATATACCAACAGGATTACCAATATAGGAAGTGTGAAGAATTCTGGTATCGAGGCAGCCATCACCTCGGTCAACTTTGACGGGGAATTTACATGGACCACAACGCTTAATCTGGCTACCATAAAAAATGAAGTGACCAGCCTTGGCGGAGTAGGGCAGATTATTGGTGGAGGTGCAGGTTTTGCCAACCAGATTTGGAAAATCCAAGAGGGTTTACCGATGTATTCCTTCTATGGCTACCAAGTAGACGGTGTATGGCAGGAAGGTGATGATTTTGACCAAACTACTGATAATGTGGAGCCTGGAGATCTTAAATTCCGTGATATCAACGGTGATCAAACGGTAAATGCTGACGATAGGGAAGTACTGGGCAATTCATTCCCAGACTTGACTTACTCTATAGCCAATACCTTTGAGTACAAGGGATTCAGTCTGTATGTTTTCTTCGAAGGGGTACACGGTATCAGCATGCTGAACAATAACCTTGTGGATACCTATTTCCCGATCAACTTTAGAAGAAATAAGTTTGCAGAGCCTTACCTCAACAGATGGACACCAGAAAATCCATCCAATGAATATCCTTCCTTTGTCAATCCAACGGCGCAGGGACAAAAAGAAGTCAACTCCTACACCATTCAGGATGCTTCTTATCTACGGTTGAATACCGTTACGCTAAACTACACCATTCCTATGCAGAGCAATACCTTCCGCAATGCACAGGTGTACGTGACAGGTACCAATTTGTTTACCATCACCAAGTATGATGGTGTGGATCCGGCAGTCAACCCAAATGGCAATGCCAATATCCGGATCGATTATAATGCCTATCCTACAGCGATGTCATTCTTGCTAGGGGTAAAACTTGGATTTTAA